The Penaeus vannamei isolate JL-2024 chromosome 4, ASM4276789v1, whole genome shotgun sequence genome segment agttgaagaggtttgtgagcttgagtcagtagaatggtcagtggtggtagttggagaagtggtggaatccaaggatgatgtggaaaaggttgaagaagtggttgtgtccgacgttgaagaggtacttgattccatagaggaggtggtatctgtggaagaggtggagctggagtagcttgaagaggtggttgtttcctcagtggtgctggagctagctgtagtcgaatccacagaagaatcagttggagaagtggtggattggaaggaagacgtggttgaatccgatgaggagcttgggaaagtagaagtggtgggctccaaagaggagctggtgtaagttgaagaggtttgtgagcttgagtGAGTAGAGTCCtgagtggtggtagttggagaagtgctggaatccaaggatgatgtggaaaggcttgaagaagtggttgtgtccgacgttgaagaggtacttgatcctatagaggagctggtgtctgtggaagagctgattgaagacatggttgtttcctcactggtgctggagctagatgaagcagttgaagtggtggcttcagaggaggaggtggttgaatcggatgaggagcttggataagtagaagaagtggtgggttcggaagaggaactggatgaggagtagcctgaagaagagctggtgtaagttgaagaggtttgtgagcttgagtcagtagaatggtcagtggtggtagttggagaagtggtggaatccaaggatgatgtggaaaaggttgaagaagtggttgtgtccgacgttgaagaggtacttgattccatagaggaggtggtatctgtggaagaggtggagctggagtagcttgaagaggtggttgtttcctcagtggtgctggagctagctgtagtcgaatccacagaagaatcagttggagaagtggtggattggaaggaagacgtggttgaatccgatgaggagcttgggaaagtagaagtggtgggctccaaagaggagctggtgtaagttgaagaggtttgtgagcttgagtGAGTAGAGTCCtgagtggtggtagttggagaagtgctggaatccaaggatgatgtggaaaggcttgaagaagtggttgtgtccgacgttgaagaggtacttgatcctatagaggagctggtgtctgtggaagagctgattgaagacatggttgtttcctcactggtgctggagctagatgaagcagttgaagtggtggcttcggaggaggaggtggttgaatcggatgaggagcttggataagtagaagaagtggtgggttcggaagaggaactggatgaggagtagcctgaagaagagctggtgtaagttgaagaggtttgtgagcttgagtcagtagaatggtcagtggtggtagttggagaagtggtggaatccaaggatgatgtggaaaaggttgaagaagtggttgtgtccgacgttgaagaggtacttgattccatagaggaggtggtatctgtggaagaggtggagctggagtagcttgaagaggtggttgtttcctcagtggtgctggagctagctgtagtcgaatccacagaagactcagttggagaagtggtggattggaaggaagacgtggttgaatccgatgaggagcttgggaaagtagaagtggtgggctccaaagaggagctggtgtaagttgaagaggtttgtgagcttgagtGAGTAGAGTCCtgagtggtggtagttggagaagtgctggaatccaaggatgatgtggaaaggcttgaagaagtggttgtgtccgacgttgaagaggtacttgatcctatagaggagctggtgtctgtggaagagctgattgaagacatggttgtttcctcactggtgctggagctagatgaagcagttgaagtggtggcttcggaggaggaggtggttgaatcggatgaggagcttggataagtagaagaagtggtgggttcggaagaggaactggatgaggagtagcctgaagaagagctggtgtaagttgaagaggtttgtgagcttgagtcagtagaatggtcagtggtggtagttggagaagtggtggaatccaaggatgatgtggaaaaggttgaagaagtggttgtgtccgacgttgaagaggtacttgattccatagaggaggtggtatctgtggaagaggtggagctggagtaGCTTGAAGAGGTGGTTGTTTCCTCAGTGGTGCTGGAGTTAGCTGTAGTCGAATCCACAGAAGAAtcagttggagaagtggtggattggaaggaagacgtggttgaatccgatgaggagcttgggaaagtagaagtggtgggctccaaagaggagctggtgtaagttgaagaggtttgtgagcttgagtGAGTAGAGTCCtgagtggtggtagttggagaagtgctggaatccaaggatgatgtggaaaggcttgaagaagtggttgtgtccgacgttgaagaggtacttgatcctatagaggagctggtgtctgtggaagagctgattgaagacatggttgtttcctcactggtgctggagctagatgaagcagttgaagtggtggcttcagaggaggaggtggttgaatcggatgaggagcttggataagtagaagaagtggtgggttcggaagaggaactggatgaggagtagcctgaagaagagctggtgtaagttgaagaggtttgtgagcttgagtcagtagaatggtcagtggtggtagttggagaagtggtggaatccaaggatgatgtggaaaaggttgaagaagtggttgtgtccgacgttgaagaggtacttgattccatagaggaggtggtatctgtggaagaggtggagctggagtagcttgaagaggtggttgtttcctcagtggtgctggagctagctgtagtcgaatccacagaagaatcagttggagaagtggtggattggaaggaagacgtggttgaatccgatgaggagcttgggaaagtagaagtggtgggctccaaagaggagctggtgtaagttgaagaggtttgtgagcttgagtGAGTAGTGTCCtgagtggtggtagttggagaagtgctggaatccaaggatgatgtggaaaggcttgaagaagtggttgtgtccgacgttgaagaggtacttgatcctatagaggagctggtgtctgtggaaaagctgattgaagacatggttgtttcctcactggtgctggagctagatgaagcagttgaagtggtggcttcagaggaggaggtggttgaatcggatgaggagcttggataagtagaagtggtgggttcggaagaggaactggatgaggagtagcctgaagaagagctggtgtaagttgaagaggtttgtgagcttgagtcagtagaatggtcagtggtggtagttggagaagtggtggaatccaaggatgatgtggaaaaggttgaagaagtggttgtgtccgacgttgaagaggtacttgattcCATAGAGGAGGTGGTATCTGTGGAAGAGTTGGAGCTGGAGTAGCTTGAAGAGGTGGTTGTTTCCTCAGTGGTGCTGGAGCTAGCTGTAGTCGAATCCACAGAAGAATCAGTTGGGGAAGTGGTGGATTGGAAGGAAGACGTGGTTGAATCCGATGAGGAGCTTGGGAAAGTAGAAGTGGTGGGCTCCAAAGAggagctggtgtaagttgaagaggtttgtgagcttgagtGAGTAGAGTCCtgagtggtggtagttggagaagtgctggaatccaaggatgatgtggaaaggcttgaagaagtggttgtgtccgacgttgaagaggtacttgatcctatagaggagctggtgtctgtggaagagctgattgaagacatggttgtttcctcactggtgctggagctagatgaagcagttgaagtggtggcttcggaggaggaggtggttgaatcggatgaggagcttggataagtagaagaagtggtgggttcggaagaggaactggatgaggagtagcctgaagaagagctggtgtaagttgaagaggtttgtgagcttgagtCAGTAGAATGGTCAGTGatggtagttggagaagtggtggaatccaaggatgatgtggaaaaggttgaagaagtggttgtgtccgacgttgaagaggtacttgattccatagaggaggtggtatctgtggaagaggtggagctggagtaGCTTGAAGAGGTGGTTGTTTCCTCAGTGGTGCTGGAGCTAGCTGTAGTCGAATCCACAGAAGTATCGGTTAGAGATGTGTTTGAGTCTAGATAAGATAGTAGGGCTGAAGAAGTATATCTGTTGGGTAACATAGTGTAATTTGTTGCAGAATCCATGTATGgtttgatatatttttgtttttctattatagtGTGTATGATAGGATTTTCTGAAGAATATAAAGGTTTGTCTTTTGATGTAGGATATGATGATTCTGACAAAGTCGGTACATTTTCAAGGTTGAAATATTTCTCTGTAGAATTTCTCATAGGAGGAATTGCGGCGGTGGATGCAGTTGTCGCGATCATAAATAGGAGAAAACATATCCTCCCAAAGTGCATTTTTCCGgaagtcattttctttttttctgtaaacaataaaaaaatagatagatatttatatatatactcacatatatatatatccatttatacatcATCCTAATATTGAGCTTCAtataaaaacgaaatatatatacatacataaaatcataTTTCATTACAATTCTTGggtcccatttttttttcatatctcgcAACTATTAGGATGTAATCATATAGTAAATTGTATTTTATGGATGATGGCAAAACCCAAGGTTGTTTGTAGCAAAAAGTGTAATTTGTAGAATGTAGATAACCGAtaactgtatatgtatcttttttttcaaagtaCGTACGtgatctttcattttcttgaaaTACGGTGTTAACAAAACACTTAGTTTTAGTTATTATAGCATtagttgttattagttattagttattgtaatattagttattgctgctattagttattagttattgAAGCGTGTTTGGTAGCTAAATAAGATATGAATCTTTGCAAAATCGCTGAGGCCTTTGTAAATGCTTCCCGTAGCTGCACCAGCTAATAGAGGCTGATGGAATTACAGTGATGACGTAATTGAAACTGgttcaaaaacagaaaatatgctacatataaacatatgtgaatatgtgtgtatacacatatacatacatacatacatacatatatatatatatatatatatatatatatatatatgtgtgtgtgtgtgtgtgtgtgtgtgtgtgtgtgtgtgtgtgtgtgtgtgtgtgtgtgtgtgtgtgcgtgtgtgcgtgtgtgcgtgtgtgtgtgtgtgtgtgtgtgtgtgtttgtatgtgtatgtgtgtgtgtgtgtttgtgtgtgtacacatacatacatgcatatagacacatatgtgtgtctgtgtatctataaaaaaaacagacatatacactcatatgtatgtatacacatacatgtttgtgtgtgtgtgtgccttctgaatttatattatataagaagaagaaaaagctgtCAGTTTATGACAGCTTAAAAATACGGACAAGTACAAATCAGATTAGTGGATTTTTGCTTACAAttcaaatgaaaataacaatcgaAACAGTTTACGggtaacaaaagaaaatcacCTCCATACctaatttacttgtatatataaatatatatatatatatatatatatatatatatatatatatatatatatatatatatccatatatataatggaaGTCCATCGTGAGCGATGAAGACGTCAATGACACTTCATATGGGATCCCAAGCCAAAGTTTGATGCACAGATGCATCCACATTTGGGACATGCTACAACAGCTTGCAGGTCCGCTCTCCTCTCCATGCGAGCTGGGCGCCTCTGGTCTAGGTTCTGCAAGCGCTGAAAGGCATTGACTCCCTTGTGGACAGCCAGACACCAGGCACTGCGCTAGAGGCAAGAGTTTTCCAGCCCTGAAGTGGGATACCACAGACTGTAATGGATATTTTCAGGCAGTCTTTGAACTGCTCGAGTGGCCGTCCGATGTTTCTTGCGCCAGAAGCCAGAAGACTGTCAACCTGGTGCGAAGCATGATGCTGCATTTTCCCCACACTCTACTCTAAAGCTCTCAGGGTTATTGAGACACGCAAGCCTCCTCACCACAACAATGTGCTAGcccagagaaagacacacacacacacacacacacacacacacacacacacacacacacacacatatatatatatatatatatatatatatatatatatatatatatatatatatatatatatatatatatatatatatatatatatatatatatatatatatttgtgtgtgtgtgtttctatgtctatatgtgtatgtgtgtgtgtgtgtgtgtgtgtgtgtgtgtgtgtgtatatatatatatatatatatatatatatatatatatatatatatacatatatctgtatgaatacacacacacacacacatgttcaagGCCAGATGGTTTCCTCTTTCGCACCTAAGCCGCAACAGCTGCCTTCCTCCATCAGCGGACGTAAGTGTTCATTATACTTTGCCTTTTGACACTCCTTAGTAAGCAAAACACCCTGGCGAGGAATAGCTGTCATCAGGCATGCACGGCAGACCCGGCAGAACGAGGAGACGCAGAACAGAGCAGGGACAGACGGACGACGACGGTcccgctcgtcaccgctccgccctcagCAACTAGGGCATGGGTCTCGTGGGTTCCACAtacaccttccccaataaaccctccagcaaagacccctttcattcacctgctctaggCGCCCAACCTCTTAAGTTGATATCTGGTGGCCAGCTTTGGAAGAACACAACACCGAATGTTCCTCTTACCAAGTTAAGCTCCTGCTGAAGGGGCTCCTCGCCTCCCTTAATGCCCAGTCATGGTTAACAAGTCCTCTTCTAACCCACGCCACCCACACCATATTTGCCACCCTACTTTGTGCTGACTACTCACGCTTGTGCTACGCTCTTGGTGAAGTCGCTGAAGATGTATTCTCGTACTCTACCCCGCCAGACTTGCCAATCCAGCccacctacctcgccaagtcttTGCAAACCCTCGTTAGCACAGCCATGATGCCACATCATATTGTTGTCCTCACAAAACACAGACTagtatattatattttatcttttcccAGAGCAAATAACTACATGtcaatttattcagttattctgCTTGGTTGTCCCGCATATATTATCTATGGTTATTGCTTGTGAATTTATGTTATCATGTCTTATCTcttatagatatgtttatttgtaATTCCTCATTACTTGTGTTTTTACTACATTCTTTGAATTCATACATATTGTGTCCTTTTGAAACACTTTCCATTTACTTGTCACACTAACCGTTCGCttgttcacacatatatttcGATTACCTGCTTTACTCATCTACCTGACCGCTCTACAcagaattcactctaggattacgAATTGTACTTTGAGTTAAACTGAATCCAACTCACTTTCATGACCTCCTCAAGTTCGATATCTTGTCCTTAGTAATgttggaatttatgcttctttagtttaaggtattggtgaatatgtaacaagtaactaactgatggagtcgatatctgttgcaataagggtagtgcactgcagacaccacgctttatataggcttacatagttattatcatcacaagttAATTTTAAGCCGGATCATGGCCGGAAAAGCTGATATCGCGTCCACCGCAAAGAAAGTTTACTATAAAGGAATCACGCCTGCTGCACGTTGAATCTACTACTACAAAGAAATCGCGACCACCTCACTTACGTTTATACAACGCTTATGATTCGTGCCCGAGATACGCACGTTTACTTTTTGTTTAAGCCAAGCTGCCTACGTGTACGAAGCATAATTACTTGTCTATTTAGCTTGAAGATCTTGCTCATTAAAATTCTCTCCACATGATGGTACTCTGAACTTACTCATTCTAACAAATCTTGAATAATCAACACCTCCTCATATGACACATTACCCTTCTTATGACGTTTTCTTATTACACTCTCATTTTCaggcatcttagtaaggttactGACAACTAATTTATCATCTTCCCCCTTTGCCATTTTACTTGTATGGCAGCCCCTGAAGATGATGTGACACTCGCTACTGAATATTACACTTCACTGTGAAACCTCCACCACGCTGCTACTCTGGCACACAACAACTCAAGGGACCATGGATCATGGTCCCTTGGGACCATGATCCATGgtcccaagacacacacacaattacaattacacacacacacaca includes the following:
- the LOC138861569 gene encoding uncharacterized protein → SSSDSTTSSSEATTSTASSSSSTSEETTMSSISSSTDTSSSIGSSTSSTSDTTTSSSLSTSSLDSSTSPTTTTQDSTHSSSQTSSTYTSSSLEPTTSTFPSSSSDSTTSSFQSTTSPTDSSVDSTTASSSTTEETTTSSSYSSSNSSTDTTSSMESTLLQLPPLRTLLTQAHKPLQLTPAPLWSPPLLLSQTSDTTTSSSLSTSSLDSSTSPTTTTQDSTHSSSQTSSTYTSSSLEPTTSTFPSSSSDSTTSSFQSTTSPTDSSVDSTTANSSTTEETTTSSSYSSSTSSTDTTSSMESTLLQLPPLRTLLTQAHKPLQLTPAPLWSPPLLLSQDHSTDSSSQTSSTYTSSSSGYSSSSSSSEPTTSSTYPSSSSDSTTSSSEATTSTASSSSSTSEETTMSSISSSTDTSSSIGSSTSSTSDTTTSSSLSTSSLDSSTSPTTTTQDSTHSSSQTSSTYTSSSLEPTTSTFPSSSSDSTTSSFQSTTSPTDSSVDSTTASSSTTEETTTSSSYSSSTSSTDTTSSMESSTSSTSDTTTSSTFSTSSLDSTTSPTTTTDHSTDSSSQTSSTSIGSSTSSTSDTTTSSSLSTSSLDSSTSPTTTTQDSTHSSSQTSSTYTSSSLELLLIQFLFRTHNFYLSKLLIRFNHLLLRSHHFNCFI